A DNA window from Porphyromonas gingivalis ATCC 33277 contains the following coding sequences:
- the yidC gene encoding membrane protein insertase YidC produces the protein MDKNTVIGLVLIGLVIFGFSWLNRPDPQEIEAQRKAAIEAARQDSIAKAEAELLAARTQEATPDSIKQAAGYNQYGLLAAATAGAEEQVELANGKIALKLSTKGGAIREVLLRDYKTYDGKPLYLFREGESDFNLPLRTLDNRLVDTRDLYFSPISRTDSSVVMRLAVDSASYLDLAYVLLPDDYRLRMTVSGQNLQSLFPANMTMQDLEWSQRIRRQEKSWKFENQYTSIYYKYSGDEVDRLSDSKQEDKKTLEEPLHWVSFKDKYFASVLVCDSYFENNKLAQKTAAAGSDYLKNCTMSATFPLDVRPGTKAGFTFFFGPLKYNMLRAYDKGMKAEDNLDLDHLVYLGASIFRWINRYMIIPASTFLQQYFSNWGLIILLLTLGIKLLISPLAYKGYLSSAKMRLLRPQVQEINAKYPGKDQESMMKRQSATMNLYRAAGAGPMSGCLPMLLQFPFLIAMYMYFPTTIDIRQQSFLWAEDLSSYDAVFSWTADIPLLSQFYGNHVSLFCLLMSISNILYIRYTMNQSDTGQEGMAMLKWMPYITTVMFLFFFNQNASGLCYYYFLSSIITVIQYMSSRFIINEEKLMAKLEANKTKPRKKSKWMARLEEAQRQQEAMRRQQQKRK, from the coding sequence ATGGATAAAAATACAGTTATAGGTTTAGTTCTGATCGGACTGGTGATCTTTGGGTTTTCATGGCTCAATCGTCCCGATCCGCAGGAAATAGAAGCGCAGCGTAAGGCTGCGATAGAAGCAGCTCGGCAGGATTCCATAGCGAAAGCCGAAGCCGAACTCCTTGCAGCCCGAACCCAGGAGGCCACGCCCGATTCGATCAAACAGGCAGCCGGATATAATCAGTATGGACTACTGGCAGCCGCGACAGCCGGTGCAGAGGAGCAGGTGGAGCTGGCCAACGGCAAGATCGCTCTCAAGCTCAGCACCAAGGGGGGAGCCATTCGGGAAGTTTTGCTTCGGGACTATAAAACGTACGATGGCAAACCTCTCTATCTTTTCCGAGAGGGAGAGTCGGATTTCAACTTGCCACTGCGAACCCTGGACAACAGGCTGGTCGATACACGCGATCTGTACTTTTCTCCCATCAGCCGAACGGATTCCTCCGTTGTGATGCGTCTGGCTGTGGACAGTGCTTCTTATCTTGATTTGGCCTACGTCCTCCTTCCGGATGACTACCGCTTGCGAATGACGGTAAGCGGACAGAACTTGCAATCGCTTTTCCCTGCCAATATGACGATGCAGGACCTAGAATGGTCGCAGCGCATTCGCCGTCAGGAGAAATCCTGGAAGTTTGAGAATCAATATACCTCTATTTATTATAAGTATTCGGGCGATGAGGTGGATCGTCTGAGCGACAGTAAGCAGGAAGACAAGAAGACTTTGGAGGAGCCGTTGCATTGGGTGTCTTTCAAGGATAAGTACTTCGCCTCCGTTTTGGTGTGCGATAGTTATTTCGAAAACAATAAACTGGCGCAGAAGACGGCAGCAGCCGGGTCCGACTATCTGAAGAATTGTACCATGTCTGCCACCTTTCCGTTGGATGTTCGCCCGGGAACAAAAGCCGGATTCACTTTCTTCTTCGGCCCGCTCAAATACAATATGCTACGCGCTTACGACAAAGGGATGAAAGCCGAGGACAACCTCGATCTCGATCACTTGGTCTACTTGGGTGCCAGTATCTTCCGATGGATCAATCGTTATATGATCATTCCGGCCTCCACATTCCTGCAGCAGTATTTTAGCAACTGGGGGCTGATCATTCTTTTGCTCACGCTGGGGATCAAACTCCTCATCTCTCCTCTCGCTTACAAGGGGTATCTCTCCTCTGCCAAAATGCGATTGCTACGGCCGCAGGTACAAGAGATCAATGCCAAGTACCCGGGCAAGGATCAGGAATCCATGATGAAGCGGCAGTCTGCTACCATGAATCTCTATCGTGCGGCCGGTGCGGGTCCGATGAGTGGGTGCTTGCCTATGCTTTTGCAGTTCCCTTTCCTCATAGCCATGTACATGTATTTCCCTACGACTATCGACATTCGTCAGCAGAGTTTCCTCTGGGCGGAAGACCTCTCCTCCTATGATGCTGTTTTCAGCTGGACGGCCGATATTCCTTTGTTGTCTCAGTTCTATGGCAATCACGTCAGTCTCTTCTGCCTGCTCATGTCCATTTCCAATATCCTCTATATCCGCTATACGATGAATCAGTCGGATACGGGACAGGAGGGTATGGCTATGCTCAAATGGATGCCTTATATCACTACGGTGATGTTCCTGTTCTTCTTCAATCAGAATGCATCGGGGCTTTGCTACTATTATTTCCTCTCTTCTATTATTACTGTCATCCAGTACATGTCTTCACGTTTTATCATCAACGAAGAGAAGCTGATGGCTAAGTTGGAAGCGAACAAGACGAAGCCACGAAAGAAATCGAAATGGATGGCAAGACTCGAAGAGGCACAGCGGCAGCAGGAAGCGATGCGACGCCAACAACAAAAGAGAAAATAG
- a CDS encoding co-chaperone GroES, giving the protein MNIKPLADRVLVKPAAAEEKTVSGIIIPDSAKEKPLKGEVIAVGNGTKDEEMVLKAGDTVLYGKYAGTEIELEGEKYIIMRQNDVLAII; this is encoded by the coding sequence ATGAACATCAAACCATTGGCAGACCGCGTACTTGTAAAGCCGGCTGCAGCAGAAGAAAAAACAGTGAGCGGTATCATTATTCCGGATTCGGCCAAAGAGAAACCTCTCAAGGGTGAAGTAATCGCTGTCGGGAACGGCACGAAAGACGAAGAGATGGTGCTCAAAGCAGGAGACACCGTACTCTACGGCAAATATGCCGGCACTGAAATAGAGCTGGAGGGCGAAAAATATATCATCATGCGCCAAAACGATGTCTTGGCAATCATCTAA
- a CDS encoding amidophosphoribosyltransferase, with amino-acid sequence MEPLKHECGIAMVRLRKPLSYYHDKYGTWMYGLNKLYLLMEKQHNRGQEGAGLAVVKLNSRPGEEYLFRERALGANAISEIFDSVHKDFQAYSREELGDAEFAASQIPYAGECYMGHLRYSTTGKSGLTFVHPMIRRSNWRAKCLSICGNFNLTNVDGIFDEITSVGQHPRNMSDTHILLEQIGHRLDREVERLFRIGKEQNLKGMDITHFIEERIDLSNVLKKCSPFWDGGYVMCGLTGSGESYAVRDPWGIRPAFYYIDDEIVVTASERPVIQTVMNLSADAVRELIPGEAIFVNSKGEPRIERILEPKNYQACSFERIYFSRGSDQDIYRERKALGYLLSERILRAIDYDISHTVFSFIPNTAEVAYYGMLEGIDHYLDECKIREIRENPNMSEAKLREILGRKVRSEKVAIKDIKLRTFITEGNSRNDLAAHVYDITYGTVQAGVDNLVVIDDSIVRGTTLRQSIIGIMDRLQPKKIVIVSSSPQIRYPDYYGIDMRKMREFVAFRSAVALLQERGMEQVLHDAYAKALELRKLSSGQEVENVVKTIYKPFTAEEISAKMVELLKPEGVRAKVEIVYQSLEGLHQAIPNHPGDWYFSGDYPTPGGAHLVNEAFISYMEEDYGK; translated from the coding sequence ATGGAACCTCTGAAACATGAATGCGGTATCGCCATGGTGCGACTGCGCAAACCGCTGAGTTATTATCACGATAAGTATGGCACATGGATGTATGGCCTGAACAAGCTATACCTCCTGATGGAGAAGCAGCACAATCGAGGTCAGGAAGGTGCCGGGCTCGCTGTGGTGAAGCTCAATAGCCGTCCCGGAGAAGAATACCTCTTCAGAGAAAGAGCACTTGGGGCAAATGCCATCTCGGAGATATTCGACTCGGTACACAAGGATTTTCAGGCTTATTCTCGAGAAGAGTTGGGCGATGCCGAATTTGCTGCCTCTCAGATACCGTATGCCGGAGAGTGCTACATGGGACACTTGCGCTACAGCACTACCGGAAAGAGCGGTCTGACTTTCGTCCATCCGATGATACGCCGCAGCAACTGGCGTGCCAAGTGCTTGTCCATTTGCGGCAATTTCAATCTGACCAATGTGGATGGCATCTTCGACGAAATTACCTCTGTCGGACAGCATCCGCGCAATATGTCCGATACGCATATCCTGCTGGAGCAAATCGGTCATCGTCTGGATCGCGAGGTGGAGCGTTTGTTCCGTATCGGGAAAGAACAGAATCTGAAAGGAATGGACATCACGCATTTTATAGAAGAGCGTATCGATTTGTCCAATGTGCTCAAGAAGTGTAGTCCCTTCTGGGATGGCGGATATGTCATGTGTGGCCTCACCGGAAGTGGAGAGAGCTATGCCGTGCGCGATCCTTGGGGCATCCGACCTGCATTCTATTATATAGACGATGAGATCGTGGTCACGGCCTCGGAGCGTCCCGTTATCCAAACTGTGATGAATCTGTCGGCAGATGCCGTTCGGGAGTTGATACCCGGAGAAGCTATCTTTGTCAATAGCAAGGGAGAACCTCGTATCGAGCGTATCTTGGAGCCTAAGAATTATCAGGCCTGTTCGTTCGAGCGTATCTATTTCTCTCGTGGCAGTGATCAGGATATATATCGTGAGAGAAAGGCTCTGGGGTATCTGCTTTCGGAACGCATCCTCCGAGCGATCGATTACGACATCTCCCATACTGTCTTTTCATTCATCCCGAATACAGCCGAAGTGGCATATTATGGTATGTTGGAGGGCATAGATCATTATTTGGATGAATGCAAGATTCGAGAGATTCGCGAGAACCCGAATATGAGTGAAGCCAAGTTGCGTGAGATTCTAGGACGAAAGGTTCGGTCGGAGAAGGTGGCGATCAAAGACATCAAGCTCAGAACTTTTATTACGGAAGGCAATAGCCGCAACGATTTGGCGGCTCATGTCTATGATATTACCTATGGCACGGTACAAGCCGGCGTAGACAATTTGGTCGTGATCGATGACAGTATCGTCCGTGGGACTACTCTGCGGCAGAGCATCATCGGTATCATGGATAGGTTGCAACCTAAGAAGATCGTCATTGTTTCCAGCTCTCCGCAGATTCGTTATCCGGACTACTATGGTATCGATATGCGTAAGATGCGCGAATTTGTCGCTTTCCGCTCCGCTGTGGCACTTCTTCAGGAGCGCGGTATGGAGCAAGTGTTGCACGATGCCTATGCAAAAGCTTTAGAGCTTCGGAAGTTGAGTTCCGGACAGGAGGTCGAAAATGTCGTTAAGACTATCTATAAGCCTTTCACGGCCGAGGAGATTTCAGCCAAGATGGTAGAGCTATTGAAGCCGGAAGGCGTGCGTGCCAAGGTGGAGATTGTATATCAAAGTTTGGAAGGCTTGCATCAGGCGATACCGAATCATCCGGGAGACTGGTATTTCTCCGGCGATTATCCGACACCCGGAGGTGCTCATTTGGTAAATGAAGCTTTTATCAGCTACATGGAAGAGGACTATGGCAAATAA
- the carA gene encoding glutamine-hydrolyzing carbamoyl-phosphate synthase small subunit has translation MREQRKATLILDDGSRFEGYSFGCERAVAGEVVFNTAMTGYVESLTDPSYRGQIMVMTYPLVGNYGVPMKAAEPNGVSCFMESDRIHMEGIVVSDYSHSYSHWNAVESLGDWLKREQVFGLTGIDTRALAKHLREHGSMKGKIILEGGEDIVFADPYTVNQVAEASCREVIVYGTGSKKVVLVDCGVKDNIIRSLLREDITLYRVPWDYDFHRIAYDGLFISNGPGDPNMCSVTVEHIRRAVAGDKPICGICMGNQLLAKAAGASIFKLKYGHRSHNQPVREVGTNKCYITSQNHGFAVDPASLGSDWEELYINLNDGTNEGIRHKSKPFFSAQFHPEACGGPVDTMFIFDEFLKNL, from the coding sequence ATGAGAGAGCAAAGAAAAGCGACATTGATATTGGACGATGGTAGCCGTTTCGAAGGCTATTCTTTCGGTTGCGAACGTGCTGTGGCCGGAGAGGTCGTTTTCAATACGGCTATGACCGGCTATGTGGAGAGTCTGACGGATCCGAGTTATCGCGGACAAATCATGGTTATGACCTATCCTTTGGTGGGCAATTATGGCGTTCCGATGAAAGCAGCTGAGCCAAACGGCGTGTCTTGCTTTATGGAAAGCGACAGAATACACATGGAAGGAATCGTTGTGTCCGACTATTCCCATTCTTATAGTCACTGGAATGCTGTCGAAAGCCTTGGCGATTGGCTCAAACGTGAGCAGGTATTCGGTCTGACGGGGATCGACACGAGGGCATTGGCCAAGCACCTCCGCGAACACGGTTCGATGAAAGGAAAGATAATTCTCGAAGGAGGCGAAGACATTGTCTTCGCCGATCCTTACACAGTCAATCAGGTAGCGGAGGCTTCTTGTCGTGAAGTAATCGTCTACGGCACTGGAAGCAAAAAGGTGGTACTCGTCGATTGTGGAGTGAAGGACAACATTATTCGCTCGCTTCTCCGTGAAGATATAACGCTCTACCGTGTACCATGGGATTACGACTTTCATCGAATAGCATACGACGGTCTCTTCATCAGCAACGGCCCGGGCGACCCCAATATGTGCAGCGTCACAGTGGAACATATTCGTCGGGCTGTGGCCGGCGACAAACCTATCTGCGGTATTTGCATGGGCAATCAGCTTTTGGCGAAAGCTGCCGGCGCAAGCATCTTCAAGCTCAAATACGGACACCGCAGTCACAACCAGCCGGTACGTGAGGTAGGCACTAATAAGTGCTATATAACGAGCCAGAATCACGGATTTGCTGTAGATCCGGCATCTCTCGGAAGTGATTGGGAGGAGCTTTATATCAACCTGAATGATGGCACGAACGAAGGTATTCGCCACAAGAGCAAGCCTTTCTTCTCTGCACAGTTTCATCCCGAAGCATGCGGTGGCCCTGTAGATACAATGTTCATTTTCGATGAATTCTTGAAAAACCTCTAA
- a CDS encoding DUF1661 domain-containing protein: MVRETKNLRAKAKFFSRHVFRNDNGADFGTETAT, translated from the coding sequence TTGGTTCGGGAAACAAAAAATTTACGCGCCAAAGCGAAATTTTTCTCGCGCCACGTTTTTAGGAACGACAATGGAGCCGATTTTGGAACCGAGACGGCAACATGA
- a CDS encoding DUF1661 domain-containing protein: MARKFFVSRTKTEKISRVFSRIYEPQSEHFRRVNLPRIALSRFVGCFISHFDVPASGKSCRICLF; this comes from the coding sequence TTGGCGCGTAAATTTTTTGTTTCCCGAACCAAAACGGAAAAAATCTCGCGCGTGTTTTCGAGAATTTACGAACCGCAATCGGAGCATTTCCGGCGCGTAAATTTGCCTCGGATAGCCTTATCGCGGTTCGTCGGATGCTTCATTTCTCATTTTGATGTGCCGGCATCGGGCAAGAGCTGTCGTATTTGCCTCTTTTAG
- a CDS encoding IMP dehydrogenase yields MAVFINEVSRTFGEYLLIPGLTTEQCTPQNISLQTPLIKFNRDESPRIKLNIPFVSAIMQSVSNDTLAIELARNGGLSFIFGSQSIESQAEMVRRVKKFKAGFVTSDSNLRPDNTLADVLDLVKRTGHNNIGITHDGSSNGRLMGIVTSRDYRVSTDSPSKPVKDFMTPFERLTVGKVGITLSEANDIIWENKLNTLPIIDENQNLQYFVFRKDYDSHKNNPLELSNYTDKTLLVGAGINTRDYKERVPALVEAGVDVVCIDSSDGYSDWQSNTIRWIKEKYGDSLPVGAGNVVDRDGFNFLTEAGADFIKVGIGGGSICITREQKGIGRGQATAVIDVAKARDDYYRRTGTYVPICSDGGLVHDYHMVLALAMGADFLMMGRYFARFDESPTKKMKIGSNIVKEYWGEGSNRAQNWQRYDSGGTETLKFEEGVDSYVPYAGKMKDNLLITLGKIKATMCSCGVITIPELQEKAKITLVSSTSIVEGGAHDVILKDRG; encoded by the coding sequence ATGGCTGTCTTCATCAATGAAGTTTCCAGGACGTTCGGCGAATATCTTCTTATTCCCGGCCTCACTACAGAACAGTGCACTCCCCAAAACATCTCTCTTCAGACTCCTCTCATTAAGTTCAATCGCGATGAGAGTCCCCGTATCAAGCTGAATATCCCGTTTGTTTCGGCCATCATGCAGTCGGTCTCCAATGATACGCTGGCCATCGAATTGGCACGCAACGGGGGACTTTCGTTTATCTTCGGATCGCAGAGCATAGAGAGTCAGGCCGAAATGGTTCGTCGTGTAAAGAAATTCAAGGCCGGATTTGTCACCAGCGATTCCAATCTCAGACCGGACAATACGCTGGCCGATGTATTGGATCTGGTCAAAAGGACAGGACATAATAATATAGGTATCACTCACGACGGTTCGTCCAATGGCCGTCTGATGGGTATCGTCACGAGCAGAGACTATCGCGTCAGCACGGACTCGCCCTCGAAGCCGGTCAAAGATTTTATGACGCCGTTCGAGAGACTTACGGTGGGCAAGGTCGGTATTACGCTGAGCGAAGCCAACGATATTATTTGGGAAAACAAACTCAATACGCTGCCGATCATCGACGAAAATCAGAATCTGCAGTATTTCGTCTTCCGTAAAGATTACGACAGCCACAAGAACAATCCGCTCGAACTCTCCAACTACACGGACAAGACCCTCCTCGTAGGTGCCGGTATCAATACGCGCGACTATAAGGAGCGAGTACCTGCACTGGTGGAGGCCGGTGTGGATGTGGTGTGCATCGACTCATCGGACGGCTATTCCGACTGGCAGAGCAATACGATCCGTTGGATCAAGGAGAAATACGGGGACAGTTTGCCCGTAGGTGCAGGGAATGTGGTCGATCGCGATGGGTTCAACTTCTTGACCGAGGCCGGTGCGGACTTCATCAAAGTAGGGATCGGAGGAGGCTCCATCTGTATCACACGCGAGCAGAAAGGGATCGGTCGCGGTCAGGCAACGGCTGTAATAGACGTAGCCAAGGCACGTGACGACTATTACCGACGAACGGGCACTTACGTTCCCATCTGTAGCGATGGAGGGCTCGTACATGACTACCACATGGTGCTGGCATTGGCCATGGGTGCCGATTTCCTGATGATGGGACGCTATTTCGCTCGATTCGACGAGTCGCCGACCAAGAAGATGAAGATAGGCAGCAATATCGTCAAAGAATACTGGGGCGAAGGATCGAACCGCGCTCAGAACTGGCAACGCTACGACAGCGGCGGCACCGAGACGCTCAAGTTCGAAGAAGGGGTGGACAGCTACGTTCCATACGCCGGTAAGATGAAGGACAACCTGCTCATCACACTCGGCAAGATCAAGGCTACGATGTGCAGTTGCGGTGTCATTACCATTCCCGAGCTGCAAGAGAAAGCCAAGATTACCCTCGTGAGCAGCACCAGTATCGTCGAAGGCGGTGCTCACGACGTCATACTCAAAGATCGCGGATGA
- a CDS encoding CTP synthase — MADTKYIFVTGGVVSSLGKGIVAASLGKLLQARGFNVALQKFDPYINIDPGTLNPYEHGECYVTEDGHEADLDLGHYERFLNTPTTRANNITTGRIYQNVIRKERKGEYLGKTVQVVPHITDEIKRNVKLLGQKSQYDFVITEIGGTVGDIESLPFLESVRQLKWELGQNCLCVHLTYVPYIAAAGEVKTKPTQHSVKQLQEVGIQPDILVLRTEHELQPDILKKVALFCNVAPDSVVQSVDVPTIYEVPLVLQQQHMDETVLRKVGLQVGPVPEMRQWHEFLEMKHTAQETVTIALVGKYVELQDAYKSIDESLMQAAIYNRKKLNLISVHSEKVTEANVAETLKDMDGIVIAPGFGSRGVEGKLVALKYARENDLPTLGICLGMQCMVIEYARNVLGFKDANTTEIESNIEHKVIDLMDEQKTVTDMGGSMRLGAYDCALRKGSKLAAAYGKEFVRERHRHRFEFNSQYREAFEKAGMQCVGENPETGLVEAVEVPACRWFVGVQFHPEYNSTVVNPNPLFMAFIREAIKTRKKDKE, encoded by the coding sequence ATGGCAGATACTAAGTATATCTTCGTGACCGGTGGTGTGGTTTCCTCTCTTGGAAAAGGCATCGTAGCAGCATCTCTCGGCAAACTCCTCCAAGCTCGCGGTTTCAACGTAGCTCTTCAGAAGTTCGACCCCTATATCAATATCGATCCCGGTACGCTCAATCCTTATGAGCACGGCGAATGCTATGTCACCGAGGACGGACATGAGGCCGATTTGGATCTCGGCCACTATGAGCGTTTCCTCAATACGCCCACTACTCGTGCCAATAATATCACGACAGGCAGGATCTATCAGAACGTAATCCGCAAGGAACGCAAGGGCGAGTACTTGGGCAAGACCGTGCAAGTGGTGCCTCATATTACGGATGAGATCAAGCGCAACGTCAAACTCCTGGGACAAAAGAGTCAGTACGACTTTGTCATCACAGAGATAGGCGGTACGGTAGGGGACATCGAATCCCTGCCTTTCCTTGAAAGCGTGCGTCAGCTCAAGTGGGAGTTGGGGCAGAATTGCCTCTGCGTTCACTTGACCTATGTACCCTACATTGCTGCTGCCGGCGAGGTGAAGACCAAGCCGACTCAGCACTCCGTGAAGCAGTTGCAGGAAGTGGGTATTCAGCCCGACATCCTTGTATTGAGAACGGAGCACGAGCTTCAGCCCGACATTTTGAAGAAGGTAGCCCTCTTCTGCAACGTGGCTCCCGATTCGGTGGTACAGAGTGTGGACGTGCCTACTATCTATGAGGTGCCTCTGGTCTTGCAGCAGCAGCACATGGACGAGACGGTACTTCGGAAAGTGGGGCTGCAAGTGGGGCCTGTGCCCGAGATGCGTCAGTGGCATGAGTTTTTGGAAATGAAGCATACGGCCCAAGAAACGGTTACGATCGCTTTGGTGGGTAAGTATGTGGAGCTTCAGGATGCGTACAAGTCCATAGACGAATCGCTGATGCAGGCGGCTATATATAATAGGAAGAAGCTGAACCTCATATCCGTTCACAGCGAAAAGGTGACGGAGGCTAACGTGGCCGAGACCCTGAAAGATATGGACGGCATCGTGATCGCCCCCGGATTCGGTTCCAGAGGGGTCGAAGGCAAGCTCGTAGCACTGAAATATGCGCGTGAGAACGATCTGCCCACGCTGGGTATCTGTCTGGGTATGCAGTGTATGGTGATCGAATATGCTCGCAATGTATTGGGCTTCAAGGACGCCAATACGACGGAGATCGAATCCAATATCGAGCACAAGGTCATCGACCTGATGGACGAACAGAAGACGGTTACGGACATGGGCGGTTCCATGCGTTTGGGTGCATACGACTGTGCTCTGCGCAAAGGATCGAAATTGGCTGCTGCCTATGGCAAGGAATTCGTGCGCGAACGCCATCGCCATCGCTTCGAATTCAACAGCCAGTATCGCGAAGCTTTCGAAAAAGCCGGTATGCAATGTGTGGGAGAGAATCCGGAGACGGGCTTGGTAGAAGCCGTGGAAGTGCCTGCCTGCCGCTGGTTCGTGGGGGTACAGTTCCATCCCGAATACAATAGTACGGTGGTCAATCCCAACCCCTTGTTCATGGCTTTCATCCGTGAAGCAATCAAAACGAGAAAAAAAGATAAAGAATAA
- the miaA gene encoding tRNA (adenosine(37)-N6)-dimethylallyltransferase MiaA, translating into MITILGPTACGKTRLAVSLAYRLGTEIISADSRQIYRGMDIGTGKDLADYQVGGTTIPCHLIDIRPAGDKYNLFAYQHDFHQAYASILARGMDPILCGGTGMYIEAVLKGYHLPDVPPNPTLRDRLQGKSLTELTLILAAYGPLHNKTDVDSAQRAIRAIEIAEYIKNNPAESTEFPPIDSLIIGLDLDRDTRRKRITDRLHARMHEGMIEEVKGLLDSGIPADDLIYYGLEYKFVTLYLTGQTDYESMFTGLETAIHQFAKRQMTWFRGMERRGFLIHWIDALLPADEQCEAVMKLYTANG; encoded by the coding sequence ATGATAACGATCCTGGGGCCTACGGCATGCGGCAAGACTCGTCTGGCCGTAAGCCTCGCATATCGGTTGGGAACCGAGATCATTAGTGCCGACTCGCGACAGATATACCGTGGCATGGACATCGGCACAGGCAAAGACTTGGCCGACTATCAGGTGGGAGGGACTACAATCCCTTGCCACCTGATCGATATAAGACCGGCAGGGGACAAATACAATCTCTTTGCTTATCAGCACGACTTTCACCAAGCCTACGCATCGATCCTCGCTCGTGGCATGGATCCGATCCTCTGCGGAGGTACGGGTATGTATATCGAAGCCGTGCTCAAAGGCTACCACCTCCCCGATGTTCCGCCCAACCCGACGCTTCGTGATCGTCTGCAAGGAAAGAGTTTGACAGAGCTGACTCTTATACTGGCTGCATACGGCCCTCTGCACAATAAGACGGACGTGGACTCGGCACAGCGAGCTATCAGGGCTATCGAAATAGCCGAATACATCAAGAACAATCCGGCCGAAAGCACCGAGTTTCCTCCTATCGACAGTCTGATCATCGGTCTCGATCTGGATCGCGACACCCGACGCAAAAGGATAACGGACAGGCTCCATGCCCGTATGCACGAGGGTATGATAGAGGAAGTCAAGGGACTTCTCGACAGTGGCATTCCGGCCGATGATCTGATCTATTACGGGCTGGAATACAAATTCGTCACCCTGTATCTGACGGGGCAGACGGACTACGAGTCCATGTTTACCGGACTCGAAACGGCCATTCACCAATTCGCCAAACGCCAGATGACATGGTTCCGTGGCATGGAGCGTCGCGGATTCCTCATTCATTGGATAGATGCCCTGCTCCCCGCGGACGAACAGTGCGAAGCCGTTATGAAGCTCTACACCGCCAACGGATAA